A segment of the Verrucomicrobiota bacterium genome:
CACAAACTCGTCCGCTTTCAGGACGGTCTCCACCTTGGCGAAGCGATCCTCGAAAGGCGGGAAGTACGCGTCGCCTTCCACTTCCCTCTGGACCACGGTCAAAAAAAGCTCCGCACATCGATCAAGACCTTGGACGTAGATCTCCGCGCCGCCGCACAAGAAAACCTGGCGGCCGTCGGAGGGAAGGCGCACCTCATCCAAACTGCGGGCGACTTCGACGCCGGGATGGTCGGTCCACGTGCGCGACAGCACCACCGTGGTCCGACCCGGCAACGGACGCCCGATCGATTCGAAGGTCTTCCGTCCCATGACCAGCACGTGGCCGAGGGTGACGCGTTTGAACCAGCGAAAATCCTCGGGCAGATGCCAGGG
Coding sequences within it:
- a CDS encoding dihydrofolate reductase, producing the protein MSLNRVIGKDNRIPWHLPEDFRWFKRVTLGHVLVMGRKTFESIGRPLPGRTTVVLSRTWTDHPGVEVARSLDEVRLPSDGRQVFLCGGAEIYVQGLDRCAELFLTVVQREVEGDAYFPPFEDRFAKVETVLKADEFVVEHYHHR